Proteins co-encoded in one Campylobacter jejuni genomic window:
- the mltG gene encoding endolytic transglycosylase MltG, with protein sequence MTIPFLSTINKANISTTKNITIYKIFFFIRNFFLIFILGIFYYLTQPLKSNSVVFIPQGSISQIITYLKQNKYQMSSIDKYILFFLGHPQSGWINIGTKDLNRAEFLHKLTIAKAALQTITLIPGETSVIFLEQAAKQLELDKNMLLKEFQAQAPYDEGVFLPETYKIPKGITENLLIQMLLNHAEISNKKTSEKIFGDYNPKKWHQYIIIASVIQKEAANDNEMPIVASVIYNRLKKGMKLQMDGTLNYGIYSHVKVTPQKIRQDNSSYNTYKFTGLPKEAVCNVSLAAIRAAIFPLKTDYLYFVRDKNTGVHIFSTNIDDHNKAINLQKGK encoded by the coding sequence ATGACAATCCCATTTTTAAGCACTATAAACAAAGCTAATATAAGCACAACAAAAAATATAACAATATATAAAATTTTCTTTTTCATACGCAACTTCTTTTTGATATTTATTTTGGGGATTTTTTATTATCTAACTCAGCCTTTAAAAAGCAATTCTGTGGTATTTATTCCCCAAGGTTCAATTTCTCAAATTATAACATATTTAAAGCAAAATAAATATCAGATGAGTAGTATTGATAAATATATTTTATTTTTTTTAGGACATCCTCAATCAGGCTGGATCAACATAGGTACAAAAGATTTAAATAGGGCTGAATTTCTACATAAACTCACTATTGCTAAAGCAGCACTTCAAACCATTACTCTTATCCCAGGAGAAACAAGCGTAATCTTTTTAGAACAAGCAGCCAAACAACTTGAACTTGATAAAAATATGCTTTTAAAAGAATTTCAAGCTCAAGCTCCTTATGATGAAGGAGTTTTTTTACCAGAAACTTATAAAATCCCAAAAGGCATTACAGAAAATCTACTCATTCAAATGCTTTTAAACCATGCTGAAATTTCCAATAAAAAAACTTCTGAGAAAATTTTTGGTGATTATAATCCAAAAAAATGGCACCAATATATCATCATCGCTTCTGTAATACAAAAAGAAGCTGCTAATGACAATGAAATGCCTATAGTTGCAAGCGTAATTTACAATCGACTTAAAAAAGGTATGAAGCTTCAAATGGATGGAACTTTAAATTATGGAATTTACTCCCATGTAAAAGTTACCCCACAAAAAATAAGACAAGATAATAGCTCTTATAATACCTATAAATTTACAGGATTGCCTAAAGAAGCGGTTTGCAATGTTTCTTTAGCCGCTATTCGTGCAGCTATCTTTCCTTTAAAGACAGATTATTTATATTTTGTGCGTGATAAAAATACTGGAGTTCATATTTTTAGCACAAATATAGATGATCACAATAAAGCCATAAATTTACAAAAAGGAAAATAA
- the flgB gene encoding flagellar basal body rod protein FlgB yields the protein MINPFKSKELVTGALAGRNLRNQLINANLANVDTPFYKARDIEFETALVNRANEIFKKNDNKELQLAITEEGHQKPWKFPDPSKSTIYLRDGHLARNDANTVDLDVETTEMSKNTVMITALDGVLRRQSNIFSSILDASSKLS from the coding sequence ATGATTAACCCATTTAAATCAAAAGAACTAGTCACTGGTGCTTTAGCGGGTAGAAATCTAAGAAATCAACTCATCAATGCCAATCTTGCAAATGTTGATACTCCTTTTTATAAAGCAAGAGATATTGAATTTGAAACAGCTTTGGTAAATCGTGCAAATGAAATTTTTAAAAAAAATGATAATAAAGAATTGCAATTAGCCATAACCGAAGAAGGACATCAAAAACCTTGGAAATTTCCAGATCCTAGTAAATCTACTATTTACTTAAGAGACGGACATTTAGCAAGAAATGATGCAAATACTGTTGATCTAGATGTAGAAACCACAGAAATGAGTAAAAATACAGTTATGATAACAGCTCTTGATGGAGTTTTAAGAAGACAAAGCAATATCTTTAGTTCTATACTTGATGCAAGCTCTAAATTAAGTTAA
- a CDS encoding Na/Pi cotransporter family protein produces MQEERNSLKYFKFISWSIFTLVLIFILIRYDELANLLAGVAILLIGMTNLGIGFKAFSGGLLEKILAKSTDTKIKSILFGTLSTLIMQSSTLVSIITISFLSAGLISLGAGIGIIFGANLGNTASSWLIVGLTNIKISMLAIPLLIIGVLFFFQKDSVLKGLGNIFIGIGFFFLGVDYIKSGFENFKHIIDLSRFDFAGFKGVFVFLGLGALLTGVIQSSTATMAIIVAALLAGQISLENSLAATLGTSVGGVVTAVLASLSTNIEGKKLAFANCIFNFGIAFLIVLIFPYFIHFLNFLSIVLNIEDIALKVALFHTLFNLIGVVLFTFFTPQIVLFLNKIVKAPKDKNKDKPLYLDSSLVKFSDTAIEALRKESEHLYNNTYAIVAHAIGFSRKDIQSDKSFKEILENKKWFSKNVDLDYLYQTRIKVLFEAIIDFSTKAQVYINDETKNHKIFTFKMAAKNLAETTKNLKIIQANIKKYSSSSNEFLALEYNKIRSNLGELLRSIEELRVVEDREKLYLIIKNLQKGKEILKEIDTLTLSNVEHLISVRKITTAEGISILNDTTFAAKIAEELIGAVEVIFSKDISN; encoded by the coding sequence TTGCAAGAGGAAAGAAATTCTTTAAAATATTTTAAATTTATTTCATGGAGTATTTTTACTTTAGTTCTGATTTTTATTTTAATTCGTTATGACGAGCTTGCCAATCTTTTAGCAGGAGTGGCAATACTTCTTATTGGAATGACTAATTTAGGTATAGGTTTTAAAGCTTTTAGCGGTGGTTTGCTTGAAAAAATTTTAGCGAAGTCAACTGATACAAAGATAAAAAGTATACTTTTTGGTACTTTAAGTACTTTAATTATGCAATCTTCAACTTTAGTTTCTATTATTACGATTTCTTTTTTGAGTGCAGGGCTTATTTCTTTGGGTGCGGGCATAGGGATTATTTTTGGAGCAAATTTAGGAAATACGGCAAGTTCTTGGCTGATTGTTGGTTTGACAAATATTAAAATTTCAATGTTGGCTATCCCACTTTTGATTATTGGAGTATTATTTTTCTTTCAAAAAGATAGTGTTTTAAAAGGTTTGGGTAATATTTTTATTGGTATAGGATTTTTCTTTTTGGGTGTGGATTATATTAAAAGTGGTTTTGAAAATTTTAAACATATAATTGATCTTTCTCGTTTTGATTTTGCTGGTTTTAAAGGAGTTTTTGTTTTTTTAGGATTAGGTGCTTTGCTTACAGGAGTTATACAATCAAGCACAGCTACAATGGCTATTATTGTTGCTGCTTTACTTGCTGGACAAATCAGTTTGGAAAATTCTTTAGCAGCAACTTTAGGTACTAGTGTTGGAGGAGTTGTAACGGCTGTTTTAGCTTCTTTAAGTACCAATATTGAAGGAAAGAAATTAGCGTTTGCAAATTGTATTTTTAATTTTGGTATAGCTTTTTTAATAGTGCTTATTTTTCCTTATTTTATACATTTTCTTAATTTTTTATCCATTGTATTAAACATAGAAGATATAGCTTTGAAAGTAGCATTATTTCACACTTTGTTTAATTTAATTGGCGTTGTGCTTTTTACATTCTTTACTCCTCAAATTGTTCTTTTTTTAAATAAGATAGTAAAAGCTCCTAAAGATAAGAATAAAGACAAGCCTTTATATCTTGATAGTAGTTTGGTTAAGTTTAGTGACACAGCCATCGAAGCTTTAAGGAAAGAAAGCGAGCATCTTTATAACAATACCTATGCAATTGTTGCTCATGCAATAGGTTTTAGTCGTAAAGATATACAAAGTGATAAAAGTTTTAAAGAAATTTTAGAAAATAAAAAGTGGTTTAGTAAAAATGTGGATTTGGATTATTTGTATCAAACTAGGATAAAGGTTCTTTTTGAAGCTATTATAGATTTTTCAACTAAAGCACAAGTTTATATTAACGATGAAACAAAGAATCATAAAATTTTTACCTTTAAGATGGCAGCTAAAAATTTAGCCGAAACAACTAAAAATTTAAAAATTATCCAAGCAAATATTAAGAAATATTCTAGTTCTTCTAATGAATTTTTGGCTTTAGAGTACAATAAAATTAGATCGAATTTAGGAGAGCTTTTAAGAAGTATCGAAGAGCTTAGAGTGGTTGAAGATCGTGAAAAGCTTTATTTGATTATTAAAAATCTTCAAAAAGGAAAAGAAATTTTAAAAGAAATTGATACTTTAACCTTGAGCAATGTTGAACATCTTATTTCAGTAAGAAAAATCACAACAGCTGAAGGAATTTCAATACTTAATGATACAACTTTTGCTGCTAAGATTGCTGAAGAACTTATAGGTGCTGTTGAGGTGATATTTTCTAAAGATATATCAAACTAG
- the flgC gene encoding flagellar basal body rod protein FlgC, with protein sequence MAYLSNFDISGYGLSAQRFRMNVISSNIANANTTRTAEGGPYRRREVIFKATDFDKLLNEQINKDNNFLKYENPLNDPSSPEEAKPAIQSVVVDKVVRDDKDFRMKYDPSHPDANTEGYVAYPNVNPVIEMADLIEATRAYQANVSAFTSAKTIAQSAIDLLRG encoded by the coding sequence ATGGCATACTTAAGTAATTTTGATATTAGTGGTTATGGTTTAAGTGCTCAACGTTTTAGAATGAATGTTATTAGCTCTAATATAGCTAATGCAAATACTACAAGAACAGCTGAAGGTGGGCCTTATAGAAGACGCGAAGTGATCTTTAAAGCAACAGATTTTGATAAGCTTTTAAATGAGCAAATTAACAAAGATAATAATTTTTTAAAATATGAAAATCCTTTAAATGATCCAAGTTCGCCAGAAGAAGCTAAACCTGCTATTCAAAGTGTTGTAGTGGATAAAGTGGTCAGAGATGACAAAGACTTTCGTATGAAGTATGATCCAAGCCATCCTGATGCAAATACTGAAGGTTATGTAGCGTATCCAAATGTAAACCCTGTCATTGAAATGGCAGATTTGATTGAAGCTACAAGAGCTTATCAAGCCAATGTAAGTGCTTTTACAAGTGCAAAAACTATAGCTCAAAGTGCGATTGATTTATTAAGAGGATAA
- a CDS encoding DUF3971 domain-containing protein: MKKKILYIVIFFVVLILALFIVLKNGIVISSIQFDFLKLEQLYIKLDKKLIVRAKNITINETQNSEISSQTHSSDNASTEILKITKNLKYLYTFVEEIDIQNLNIKDNHVRILFKDNEFFIDNDLLFLKLTLQRQNKELIADIKKLLLKDYDLNIDGNLSINTKSEFYYFQGRASGELLDFNASISYKDKNLAYKIEDLNIRNITEIFKRVNKRIELPQSLNLWVAYRAKGEFYHLDYLQGFIDFAKDNYYLDNISASGYVNNVKVRLDDKMNAIEIPKLDLNLNKQKLDFVFNKAFYNGADLSSSKVYLYDLFDEKKAGIYLRIKSDNLKFDEKLAKALEDYHFSLPFYQKSGKIKSDLEFKIDFHDKGEISYSGILALENASISLADFNITKAFVKLNQNDLNIENASVKNGFLEADFNAKFDLQKQQGNFNTQISRLYFDNGELLDLKNQNVEVKLDYSQNINISIPQWNLILNFKDGLEANLNNPKILFSFSPLLKKFGFIDAKNVYYKTLNFEDFNASVNDAYFKNNLLINGQTPYENDSFDIVKNKGVMEIHTQSNTASAKISSDNKEIHLKNLSYIYRKDSNSSNSTFDISTNTQNISFGGANVALILPDSNKTLAFDRVEADLKGNALDFKGFRGNAKFDLYYSSNDLNLNVSNIDDNYLNEFLQKQAVQDGVFNLSIKGSGLEYFDGQIDFKNTYVKDLRGINQLISFIDTVPSLLMFKSPTFNQKGLSLHDGKIIFNRKKDLLSVSAINLNGDSVDIYGLGSANLRLNTVDFSLELKTLKSASEAISKVPILNYVILGKNQEISTNLKIDGSIDDPKFHTEILTDTLKAPFNLIKNIIQLPANLLN, encoded by the coding sequence ATGAAAAAGAAAATTTTATATATTGTTATATTTTTTGTTGTGCTTATATTAGCTTTGTTTATAGTGCTTAAAAATGGGATTGTCATCTCTAGTATCCAATTTGATTTTTTAAAATTGGAACAATTATATATTAAATTAGATAAAAAATTAATTGTACGAGCAAAAAATATCACTATAAATGAGACTCAAAATTCCGAAATTTCATCACAAACTCACTCTTCTGATAATGCTTCAACAGAGATTTTAAAAATAACAAAAAATTTAAAATATCTATATACTTTTGTTGAAGAGATTGATATACAAAATTTAAATATAAAAGATAATCATGTGCGTATTTTATTTAAAGACAATGAATTTTTTATAGATAATGATTTATTATTTTTAAAATTAACATTACAGCGTCAAAATAAAGAACTTATAGCTGATATTAAAAAACTTTTATTAAAAGATTATGATTTAAATATTGATGGAAATTTAAGTATCAATACTAAGAGCGAGTTTTATTATTTTCAAGGTAGAGCAAGTGGAGAATTGCTTGACTTTAACGCAAGTATCTCTTACAAAGATAAAAATTTAGCTTATAAAATAGAAGATTTAAACATTAGAAATATTACGGAAATTTTTAAAAGAGTTAATAAAAGAATAGAACTTCCGCAGAGTTTAAATCTTTGGGTAGCATATAGGGCTAAGGGAGAATTTTATCATTTAGATTATTTGCAGGGCTTTATAGATTTTGCTAAAGATAATTATTATTTAGACAATATTAGCGCATCAGGTTATGTTAATAATGTTAAAGTTCGTTTGGATGATAAAATGAATGCTATTGAAATTCCAAAACTCGATTTAAATTTAAACAAACAAAAGCTTGATTTTGTCTTTAATAAAGCTTTCTATAATGGTGCTGATTTAAGTTCTAGTAAGGTTTATCTATATGATTTGTTTGATGAAAAAAAAGCTGGGATTTATTTGCGCATTAAGTCTGATAATCTAAAATTTGACGAAAAACTTGCTAAAGCTTTAGAGGATTATCATTTTTCATTACCTTTTTATCAAAAAAGCGGAAAAATTAAAAGTGATTTAGAGTTTAAAATTGATTTTCATGATAAGGGTGAAATTTCTTATAGTGGTATTTTAGCTTTAGAGAATGCTAGTATTTCTTTAGCTGATTTTAATATTACAAAAGCATTTGTAAAATTAAATCAAAATGATTTAAATATAGAAAATGCTAGTGTTAAAAATGGCTTTTTAGAGGCTGATTTTAATGCTAAATTTGACTTACAAAAACAGCAAGGAAATTTCAATACTCAGATTTCAAGGCTTTATTTTGACAACGGGGAGCTTTTAGATTTAAAAAATCAAAATGTAGAAGTAAAATTAGATTATTCGCAAAATATTAACATTAGCATTCCTCAGTGGAATTTGATTTTAAATTTTAAAGATGGACTTGAGGCTAATCTTAATAATCCTAAGATTTTATTTTCATTTTCTCCATTACTTAAAAAGTTTGGGTTTATCGATGCTAAAAATGTTTATTATAAAACTTTAAATTTTGAAGATTTTAATGCAAGCGTTAATGATGCTTATTTTAAAAATAATTTACTTATCAACGGTCAAACTCCTTATGAAAATGATAGCTTTGATATTGTAAAAAATAAAGGCGTTATGGAAATTCATACTCAAAGCAATACAGCAAGTGCTAAAATAAGTTCTGATAATAAAGAAATTCATTTGAAAAATTTAAGTTATATTTATAGAAAAGATTCCAACTCTTCAAATTCAACATTTGATATTTCTACTAATACCCAAAATATTAGTTTTGGTGGAGCAAATGTAGCTTTAATTTTGCCAGATTCTAATAAAACTTTGGCTTTTGATAGGGTAGAGGCTGATTTAAAAGGCAATGCTTTGGATTTTAAAGGTTTTAGAGGAAATGCAAAATTTGATCTTTATTATTCTTCTAATGATTTAAATTTAAACGTTAGCAATATTGATGATAATTATTTAAATGAGTTTTTACAAAAACAAGCTGTTCAAGATGGAGTGTTTAACTTAAGTATAAAAGGAAGTGGATTGGAGTATTTTGATGGACAGATCGATTTTAAAAATACTTATGTGAAGGATTTAAGAGGTATAAATCAGCTTATTTCCTTTATCGATACTGTACCAAGTTTATTGATGTTTAAATCTCCAACTTTTAATCAAAAAGGTTTAAGCCTACATGATGGAAAGATTATTTTTAATAGAAAAAAAGATCTTTTAAGTGTTTCAGCTATTAATTTAAATGGCGATAGTGTAGATATATATGGTTTAGGATCAGCAAATTTAAGATTAAATACAGTGGATTTTAGTTTAGAGCTTAAAACTTTAAAATCAGCTTCAGAAGCTATATCCAAGGTTCCAATTTTAAATTATGTAATTTTAGGTAAAAATCAAGAAATTAGCACAAACTTAAAAATAGATGGAAGTATAGATGATCCTAAATTTCATACCGAAATTTTAACAGATACTCTAAAAGCCCCTTTTAATCTTATTAAAAATATCATACAACTTCCTGCTAATTTACTTAATTAA
- a CDS encoding rhodanese-like domain-containing protein has protein sequence MIENIPASLWTKQDLNAYQIFDVRTPLEWEEGILPNAQCVALYDNQGLLNAKFLDEFQSKRDENKKLAFICRSGHRSMVAAEFIAEKLGLESINLDGGMLALKGY, from the coding sequence ATGATAGAAAATATCCCTGCAAGTCTTTGGACAAAGCAAGATTTAAACGCATATCAAATTTTTGATGTGCGTACTCCTTTGGAATGGGAAGAAGGTATTTTACCTAATGCACAATGTGTGGCTTTATATGATAATCAAGGGCTTTTAAATGCTAAATTTTTAGATGAATTTCAAAGTAAAAGAGATGAAAATAAAAAACTTGCTTTTATTTGTCGTAGTGGTCATAGAAGCATGGTTGCAGCTGAATTTATAGCTGAAAAATTGGGACTTGAAAGCATCAATTTAGATGGCGGAATGCTAGCCCTTAAGGGTTATTAA
- the fliE gene encoding flagellar hook-basal body complex protein FliE, with translation MNNINDLRLNNNISNTNKSQNSTGIGDEFAKMLKNEINDLNKAQESGEAAMTDIATGQVKDLHQAAIAITKAESSMKFMLEVRNKAISAYKEITRTQI, from the coding sequence ATGAACAATATTAATGATTTAAGATTAAATAATAATATTTCAAATACCAACAAAAGTCAAAATTCCACAGGAATTGGTGATGAATTTGCCAAGATGCTTAAAAATGAAATCAATGATTTAAACAAAGCACAAGAAAGTGGAGAAGCTGCAATGACAGACATTGCCACAGGACAAGTAAAAGATTTACATCAAGCAGCTATAGCTATCACTAAAGCTGAAAGCAGCATGAAATTTATGCTAGAAGTAAGAAATAAAGCGATCAGTGCTTATAAAGAAATCACAAGAACTCAAATTTAA
- the pbpB gene encoding peptidoglycan D,D-transpeptidase FtsI family protein, which yields MQEYKKNRVSKVAFAYCMALLFMIIFISSTFFLTSKRHIPNTEKDQYALALRGSIITKDNFTITSSKQIYRAEIDLRSINKDKFDLFLKLFQIYSGISNDQVADIKKRMQNQKKRSYNFVLLQNLDSKQASYLKDLAKKLYIQGFFKAFTNNSGRVETRGLNIIEHEEDRIYMSKDSFTPIIGYTKMILDPESGILKNIGVKGLEKYYDECLNPVQNEKIQGLKDIGGNIILNLNSLQQKKINGCDLYLNLSLKLQKSIEKAIDQRNEDLKANEIIVGVMESKTGRILALASSRRYNPQNRGKDLSVLNASAIEYGYEAGSVIKPFIFTTALRLGKIKMDEVINTYGGSYKLGRFTIKDDHKMDKMTMEEVIRYSSNIGMIQIAKRLNNIEIVSGLKIFKFGEKSGIDLPYEQKGEIPNPKRLRDIEKSVLSYGYGLKTTFIQLLAAYNVFNNDGFYITPRLAEKFYQNGRFTNLDDDVKKEKILSSEAAKTMQNVLINVIEKGTGKKAITQGIIAGGKTGTARIAERQGYTSNRYNASFFGFANDLNHAYTIGVLVRHPTKPYSYYAAQSALPMFKDVVDILINEEFLTPIQDNNQTSTNN from the coding sequence ATGCAAGAATATAAAAAAAATAGGGTTTCAAAAGTTGCCTTTGCCTACTGCATGGCACTTTTGTTTATGATTATTTTTATCAGCTCTACTTTTTTTCTTACATCAAAACGTCATATACCTAACACTGAAAAAGATCAATACGCTCTTGCTCTAAGAGGATCGATTATAACCAAAGATAATTTTACTATCACAAGTTCTAAACAAATTTATCGCGCTGAAATTGATCTTAGAAGCATTAACAAAGATAAATTTGATCTATTTTTAAAGCTTTTTCAAATTTATAGTGGGATAAGTAACGATCAAGTAGCAGATATTAAAAAAAGAATGCAAAATCAAAAAAAACGCTCTTATAATTTTGTTCTTTTACAAAACTTAGACTCCAAGCAAGCAAGCTACCTTAAAGATCTTGCTAAAAAACTTTATATACAAGGTTTTTTCAAAGCTTTTACAAATAACTCTGGAAGAGTTGAAACAAGAGGATTAAATATCATCGAACATGAAGAAGATAGAATTTACATGTCAAAAGATTCTTTTACTCCTATTATCGGTTATACCAAAATGATATTAGATCCAGAAAGTGGAATTTTAAAAAATATAGGAGTTAAAGGTTTAGAAAAATACTACGATGAATGTCTAAACCCTGTTCAAAATGAAAAAATTCAAGGACTTAAAGATATAGGTGGAAATATTATTTTAAATCTAAATTCACTACAGCAAAAAAAGATTAATGGTTGTGATTTATATTTAAATCTTTCTTTAAAACTGCAAAAAAGTATAGAGAAAGCTATAGATCAAAGAAATGAGGATTTAAAAGCCAATGAAATCATCGTTGGGGTAATGGAAAGCAAAACAGGAAGAATTTTAGCTTTAGCAAGCTCAAGGCGCTATAACCCACAAAATCGTGGAAAAGATCTATCGGTTCTTAATGCAAGCGCTATAGAATACGGCTATGAAGCAGGTTCTGTTATCAAACCTTTTATCTTTACAACAGCCTTAAGACTTGGTAAAATAAAAATGGATGAAGTGATTAATACTTATGGCGGTTCTTACAAGCTAGGACGTTTCACCATCAAAGACGATCACAAAATGGACAAAATGACTATGGAGGAAGTTATAAGATATTCTTCAAATATAGGCATGATACAAATTGCTAAAAGGCTTAACAATATAGAAATCGTATCAGGACTTAAAATATTTAAATTTGGCGAAAAAAGTGGTATTGATCTACCCTATGAACAAAAAGGAGAAATTCCAAATCCTAAGCGCTTAAGAGATATAGAAAAATCTGTTTTAAGTTATGGTTATGGACTTAAAACAACCTTTATACAACTCCTTGCAGCTTATAATGTTTTCAACAATGATGGGTTTTATATCACACCACGTTTAGCTGAAAAATTCTATCAAAATGGACGCTTTACAAATCTTGATGATGATGTAAAAAAAGAAAAAATTCTTTCTAGCGAAGCCGCTAAAACGATGCAAAATGTTCTTATAAATGTTATAGAAAAAGGAACAGGAAAAAAGGCAATTACACAAGGTATTATTGCAGGAGGTAAAACAGGAACAGCAAGAATAGCCGAAAGACAAGGTTATACCTCAAATCGCTACAATGCTTCCTTTTTTGGCTTTGCAAATGATTTAAATCACGCCTATACCATAGGAGTTCTCGTAAGACATCCTACTAAACCTTATAGTTATTATGCTGCACAAAGTGCTTTGCCTATGTTTAAAGATGTTGTTGATATTTTAATCAATGAAGAATTTCTAACGCCTATACAAGACAATAACCAAACTAGCACAAACAACTAG